Proteins encoded by one window of Phytohabitans houttuyneae:
- a CDS encoding class I SAM-dependent methyltransferase, producing the protein MALHSIRRRLVDSPDSWGAKRRARRAQWLSETFPDLAQMSVIDLGGRVDTWERAPVRPKHVHVVNLEPIPGELPEWAELDYGDACALPEHIAKRRYDLVFSNSVIEHVGGHERRLRFAESIHALADAHWVQTPYRYFPIEPHWVAPGMQFLPVSLRTTVAHRWPLAHTPAKDRDDALQSVLWTELIDKTQMRHYFPQSTIRSERIFGLTKSMIAYKLPGA; encoded by the coding sequence GTGGCTCTTCATTCGATTCGCCGGCGACTTGTCGACTCGCCGGACTCCTGGGGTGCGAAGCGCCGTGCGCGGCGGGCGCAGTGGCTGAGCGAGACGTTTCCGGATCTCGCCCAGATGTCCGTCATCGACCTTGGTGGGCGGGTCGACACCTGGGAGCGCGCGCCGGTGCGGCCCAAGCACGTCCACGTGGTCAACCTCGAGCCGATTCCCGGCGAGCTGCCGGAGTGGGCCGAGCTTGACTACGGCGACGCCTGCGCGCTGCCGGAGCACATCGCGAAGCGCCGCTACGACCTCGTCTTCTCCAACTCGGTGATCGAGCACGTCGGCGGCCACGAGCGGCGCCTGCGCTTCGCCGAGTCGATCCACGCGCTCGCCGACGCGCACTGGGTGCAGACGCCCTACCGCTACTTTCCGATCGAGCCGCACTGGGTAGCGCCCGGCATGCAGTTTCTGCCGGTCTCGCTGCGCACCACCGTCGCGCACCGGTGGCCGCTGGCGCACACGCCGGCCAAGGACCGCGACGACGCGCTGCAGTCCGTGCTCTGGACCGAGCTCATCGACAAGACGCAGATGCGCCACTACTTTCCACAGTCGACGATCCGCAGCGAGCGCATCTTCGGGCTCACCAAGTCGATGATCGCCTACAAGCTGCCGGGCGCCTGA
- a CDS encoding alpha/beta hydrolase has product MSEPIRANSILPGRREDIELHTADGLKLVGELALPAGDTPPAGTLICVHPLPTHGGMMDSHLFRKAAWRLPALAGLAVLRFNTRGTSSVRGTSEGQFDKAVGERFDVAAAIEYAEFASLPNVWLVGWSFGTDLVLKYGCDPSVAGAILLSPPLRFATDDDLAVWAESGKPVTALVPELDDYLRPEEARERFAAVPQAEVIGVDGAKHLWVGDAERVLDEIVSRVAPDVAVPLPSTWDGPMEFGDASAYADRTVAAFSDVPVAGPAQRQAPGSL; this is encoded by the coding sequence GTGAGCGAACCGATCCGCGCCAACTCGATCCTGCCAGGGCGGCGGGAGGACATCGAGCTGCACACCGCCGACGGCCTCAAGCTCGTCGGCGAGCTGGCCCTCCCCGCCGGTGACACCCCGCCGGCCGGCACCCTGATCTGCGTCCACCCGCTGCCCACCCACGGCGGCATGATGGACAGCCACCTGTTCCGCAAGGCGGCGTGGCGGCTGCCCGCGCTGGCCGGGCTCGCGGTGCTGCGGTTCAACACGCGGGGCACGAGCAGCGTGCGGGGCACGAGCGAGGGACAGTTCGACAAGGCGGTCGGCGAGCGGTTCGACGTGGCCGCCGCGATCGAGTACGCGGAGTTCGCCTCGCTGCCCAACGTGTGGCTTGTCGGCTGGTCGTTCGGCACCGACCTCGTGCTGAAGTATGGCTGCGACCCGTCGGTGGCCGGCGCGATCCTGCTCTCCCCGCCGCTGCGCTTCGCCACCGACGACGACCTGGCGGTGTGGGCCGAGTCCGGCAAGCCGGTGACCGCCCTGGTGCCCGAGCTCGACGACTACCTGCGACCGGAGGAGGCCCGCGAGCGCTTCGCCGCCGTCCCGCAGGCCGAGGTCATCGGCGTCGACGGGGCCAAGCACCTGTGGGTGGGCGACGCCGAGCGGGTGCTGGACGAGATCGTCTCCCGGGTCGCGCCGGACGTGGCTGTCCCACTACCGTCCACATGGGACGGTCCGATGGAGTTCGGCGACGCGAGCGCGTACGCCGACCGGACTGTCGCCGCCTTCTCCGACGTGCCGGTCGCGGGTCCGGCCCAGCGTCAGGCGCCCGGCAGCTTGTAG
- a CDS encoding FkbM family methyltransferase yields MLDRVWGIARSLVIYHGQPTKHRRMRRLYSEFLGPGDLGFDIGAHVGSRVRAWRKLGARVIAVEPQPDCLRVLRLFFGRDKGVTLVPSAVGEQSGRASLALSTTNPTVSSMSREWMDSVAADRSFQSVRWDRSVEVEVVTLDELVKRYGEPAFCKIDVEGFETQVLAGLSRPVRALSVEYVPSAHDASMATLDMVDKLGAAAGGYRYNYSLAETARWVSDEWLDMPGLLALLERLRPSGRSGDVYARLP; encoded by the coding sequence ATGCTCGACCGCGTCTGGGGGATCGCCCGCTCCCTGGTCATCTACCACGGCCAGCCGACCAAGCATCGGCGGATGCGGCGGCTCTACAGCGAGTTCCTCGGCCCCGGCGACCTCGGGTTCGACATCGGGGCGCACGTCGGCAGCCGGGTGCGCGCGTGGCGCAAGCTGGGCGCCCGGGTCATCGCGGTGGAGCCGCAGCCGGACTGCCTGCGCGTCCTGCGCCTGTTCTTCGGGCGCGACAAGGGCGTCACGCTCGTGCCCAGCGCTGTCGGCGAGCAGTCCGGGCGCGCGTCGCTGGCCCTCTCCACCACCAACCCGACGGTCTCCTCGATGTCCCGCGAGTGGATGGACTCGGTCGCGGCGGACCGCTCGTTCCAGAGCGTGCGGTGGGACCGCTCGGTCGAGGTGGAGGTCGTCACGCTCGACGAGCTCGTCAAGCGGTACGGCGAGCCGGCGTTCTGCAAGATCGACGTTGAAGGCTTCGAGACCCAGGTGCTGGCGGGCCTCTCCCGGCCGGTGCGCGCCCTCTCCGTCGAGTACGTGCCGTCCGCGCACGACGCCTCCATGGCCACGCTCGACATGGTGGACAAGCTCGGCGCCGCCGCCGGCGGATACCGGTACAACTACTCGCTCGCCGAGACCGCGCGCTGGGTGAGCGACGAGTGGCTCGACATGCCGGGCCTGCTGGCACTGCTGGAGCGGCTGCGGCCGTCGGGCCGTTCGGGTGACGTGTACGCCCGCCTGCCCTGA
- a CDS encoding glycoside hydrolase family 113, with translation MRAAVARCAAALAVLLAAGCSSGEGDPLERLSEGPPPAAGGKPGASTPAEPEVVKVREPWQEGMRQYGIAVYWENNQDDTDQIVRAKAQKVLDHVVELGANSVSISFSFVMDSAYANAVRMDHPITPSPARLEIVLDEANKRGLRTAVRPMLNERNLTKDDPDMWRGSIRPENRTKWFASYTDMLIQYAKVAEAAKSATFVVGTELNTMETSTTGWRTVATGVKEVYSGEIDYSANYDRLKESGPAPGITLSVDAYPPLEVGDSASVSRLVDGWNDWLDDAVGTGELPTLVLAEVAIGARSGAYQEPWSPKAKGTLKPEIQQRWFDTACQVMRERDLGGIYFWMINLDTDPKAKPSSKSPMDFLGRPGEQNIARCFAKDPKRAS, from the coding sequence ATGAGGGCCGCCGTCGCCCGCTGCGCCGCCGCACTGGCGGTGCTGCTTGCCGCTGGCTGCTCGTCCGGCGAGGGCGACCCGCTGGAGCGCCTCTCCGAAGGGCCGCCGCCTGCCGCCGGTGGAAAGCCCGGCGCGAGCACGCCGGCCGAGCCCGAGGTCGTCAAGGTGCGCGAGCCGTGGCAGGAGGGCATGCGGCAGTACGGGATCGCGGTCTACTGGGAAAACAACCAGGACGACACCGATCAGATCGTGCGGGCCAAGGCGCAGAAGGTCCTCGACCACGTGGTCGAGCTCGGCGCCAACTCGGTCTCCATCTCGTTCTCGTTCGTCATGGACTCGGCGTACGCGAACGCGGTGCGGATGGACCACCCCATCACGCCGTCTCCCGCCCGCCTGGAGATCGTGCTCGACGAGGCCAACAAGCGCGGGCTGCGCACGGCGGTACGCCCGATGCTCAACGAGCGCAACCTGACCAAGGACGACCCGGACATGTGGCGCGGCTCGATCCGGCCGGAAAACCGCACGAAGTGGTTCGCCTCGTACACGGACATGCTCATCCAGTACGCGAAGGTGGCCGAGGCGGCGAAGTCGGCGACGTTCGTGGTCGGCACCGAGCTCAACACGATGGAGACCAGCACCACCGGCTGGCGCACGGTCGCGACCGGCGTCAAGGAGGTGTACTCCGGCGAGATCGACTACAGCGCCAACTACGACCGCCTCAAGGAAAGCGGTCCGGCGCCGGGCATCACGCTCTCCGTCGACGCGTACCCGCCGTTGGAGGTGGGCGACAGCGCCTCGGTGAGCCGGCTCGTCGACGGGTGGAACGACTGGCTCGACGACGCCGTCGGCACCGGCGAGCTGCCCACCCTCGTGCTCGCCGAGGTGGCGATCGGGGCCCGCTCGGGGGCGTACCAGGAGCCGTGGTCGCCGAAGGCCAAGGGCACGCTCAAGCCGGAGATCCAGCAGCGCTGGTTCGACACCGCGTGCCAGGTGATGCGCGAGCGCGACCTGGGCGGCATCTACTTCTGGATGATCAACCTCGACACCGACCCCAAGGCGAAGCCGTCGAGCAAGTCACCGATGGACTTCCTGGGCCGGCCGGGCGAGCAGAACATCGCCCGCTGCTTCGCCAAGGACCCAAAACGAGCAAGCTGA
- a CDS encoding glycosyltransferase family 2 protein, which translates to MHVAASRRDEPGERTQIIPRQHHPGETHVMPAVRMPITPRATTMAQRHAGWLPRMWPLAVWFLAVLAVTLWLSVKSTGPLGAVVTIVWTYPVIGTVVGIVGALITRRRLRRDRLTAADDQIIRCKDRLVVVVPTIGRHDTYPALDRVVHSYITYLPECFPKLRVDVVIEEGCEAAEKIHKLAEISRYIRVVTVPQSYHTVNGTKFKSRANNYAHELRIAQHEDRDDVWVLHMDDDTGVGLDTAIALARLIEQQRDLGDKACHMAQGILTYPREHARSRLTWLADASRPIADVTVYSAFTGGGHPLAGVHGELLLVRASVEAEIGWDFGPEAIVEDAQFALIFSRRYPGRSAWFAGRCYGASPATVRDFFRQRERWAWGLIGLSLDDRIPLRDRLYIGYSTFTWVISPLQHLGTILLLGWALGSFDTVPITLLVLPVWALNMAFAIWLYSEGLRINVSVSRRAKYRWWEGIAVILLVPFFSLMEGIGAIRGLIRYLRGGQQQFVVIAKPI; encoded by the coding sequence ATGCACGTCGCTGCCTCGCGCCGCGACGAGCCGGGTGAGCGGACGCAGATCATTCCCCGCCAACACCATCCCGGCGAGACGCACGTCATGCCCGCCGTGCGCATGCCGATCACACCGCGTGCCACCACGATGGCGCAGCGTCATGCCGGCTGGCTTCCGCGGATGTGGCCGTTGGCCGTCTGGTTCCTCGCCGTCCTCGCCGTCACGCTGTGGCTGAGCGTCAAGTCGACCGGGCCGCTCGGCGCGGTGGTGACGATCGTGTGGACCTACCCGGTGATCGGCACGGTCGTGGGCATCGTGGGTGCCCTCATCACCCGGCGCCGCCTGCGCCGCGACCGGCTCACCGCCGCCGACGACCAGATCATCCGGTGCAAGGACCGGCTCGTGGTGGTCGTGCCGACGATCGGCCGCCACGACACATATCCGGCGCTCGACCGGGTCGTCCACTCGTACATCACGTACCTGCCGGAGTGCTTCCCCAAGCTCCGCGTCGACGTGGTGATCGAAGAGGGCTGCGAGGCGGCGGAAAAGATCCACAAGCTGGCCGAGATCAGCCGGTACATCCGGGTGGTCACCGTGCCGCAGAGCTACCACACGGTCAACGGCACCAAGTTCAAGTCGCGCGCCAACAACTACGCGCACGAGCTGCGCATCGCCCAGCACGAAGACCGGGACGACGTCTGGGTGCTGCACATGGACGACGACACCGGCGTCGGCCTTGACACCGCGATCGCGCTGGCCCGCCTCATCGAGCAGCAGCGCGACCTCGGCGACAAGGCCTGCCACATGGCACAGGGCATCCTGACGTACCCGCGCGAGCACGCCCGCAGCCGCCTCACCTGGCTGGCCGACGCGAGCCGCCCGATCGCCGACGTGACGGTGTATTCGGCGTTCACCGGCGGCGGGCACCCGCTGGCCGGCGTGCACGGCGAGCTGCTGCTGGTCCGCGCGTCGGTGGAGGCCGAGATCGGCTGGGACTTCGGTCCGGAGGCGATCGTCGAGGACGCGCAGTTCGCGCTCATCTTCAGCCGGCGGTACCCGGGGCGCAGCGCCTGGTTCGCCGGCCGCTGCTACGGCGCCTCGCCGGCCACCGTGCGCGACTTCTTCCGCCAGCGCGAGCGGTGGGCGTGGGGCCTGATCGGGCTCTCGCTCGACGACCGCATCCCGCTGCGCGACAGGCTCTACATTGGATACTCGACGTTCACGTGGGTGATCAGCCCGCTGCAGCACCTCGGCACGATCCTGTTGCTGGGCTGGGCGCTCGGCTCGTTCGACACCGTGCCGATCACGCTGCTCGTGCTCCCGGTCTGGGCGCTCAACATGGCGTTCGCGATCTGGCTCTACTCCGAGGGCCTGCGCATCAACGTGAGCGTCTCCCGCCGCGCCAAGTACCGATGGTGGGAGGGGATAGCGGTGATCCTGCTCGTCCCGTTCTTCTCGCTCATGGAGGGGATCGGCGCGATCCGCGGGCTGATCCGCTACCTGCGCGGCGGTCAGCAGCAGTTCGTCGTGATCGCCAAGCCGATATGA
- a CDS encoding glycosyltransferase family 39 protein yields the protein MNRAARSQLPVATPNGEVHIPLPRRVGVVTPPDPPPPADATMLLPKSPSQEEADRKLRREAWQRRIAWGAPALVTLALGVVGLTGTGLWADELATWGITTVSWAELWRQLDGTDATIGPYYVLIRIWTTVFGDSDLSLRLPSLLAMVGAAAVVGLIGIRLGSHRIGLIAGLTFAILPITTRFGQEARPYAMATLAAAVATLLLIRMLEGYTLGLALAYGAAVAALGAMHLVALLMLAAHGLAVLLLKRKLVWRWGPSAFVGLIPLIPIILIGRRQQGNQIGWIPFTDLHQIEAYGLEFFGGALIGGAVIALGVAAVSRERGAVVAITLGVVPVALLMALGSVAHLWQQRYVLYTIVGWAVLVGLLLAKRGLLAATATIAVLAVLTLPGQAEVRKPAFRYQDTKAVVALIERDFQPGDGIVYGLKDRGPGVLNRDVIAHYLPANRRPTDLLMDRPMRTDGWMVASEHQDVAVRLGETRRLWVLRLGEYGDPLDDLDGSKKDVLKERYDVADSWWTTGYTVALLTRKEAV from the coding sequence ATGAACAGGGCCGCTCGCTCGCAACTTCCGGTGGCGACCCCCAACGGGGAAGTGCACATTCCCCTGCCGCGCCGGGTCGGAGTGGTGACCCCGCCGGACCCGCCTCCGCCGGCGGACGCGACGATGCTCCTGCCGAAGTCGCCGTCGCAGGAAGAGGCTGACCGCAAGCTGCGGCGGGAGGCGTGGCAGCGCCGGATCGCCTGGGGCGCGCCGGCTCTGGTCACGCTCGCGCTCGGCGTCGTCGGGCTGACCGGCACCGGCCTGTGGGCCGACGAGCTCGCGACGTGGGGCATCACCACGGTTTCGTGGGCGGAGCTGTGGCGCCAGCTCGACGGCACCGACGCCACCATCGGCCCGTACTACGTGCTGATCCGCATCTGGACCACCGTTTTCGGCGACTCCGACCTGTCACTGCGCCTGCCGTCGCTGCTCGCGATGGTCGGCGCCGCGGCGGTGGTCGGCCTGATCGGCATCCGCCTCGGCTCGCACCGCATCGGCCTGATCGCCGGCCTCACCTTCGCGATCCTGCCCATCACCACGCGTTTCGGGCAGGAGGCCCGGCCGTACGCGATGGCGACGCTCGCCGCGGCGGTGGCCACGCTGCTGCTGATCCGCATGCTGGAGGGCTACACGCTCGGCCTCGCGCTCGCCTACGGCGCCGCCGTGGCCGCGCTGGGCGCCATGCACCTCGTCGCACTGCTGATGCTCGCGGCGCACGGCCTGGCCGTCCTGCTCCTCAAGCGCAAGCTTGTGTGGCGGTGGGGGCCGAGCGCGTTCGTCGGCCTGATACCGCTCATCCCGATCATCCTGATCGGGCGCCGGCAGCAGGGAAACCAGATCGGCTGGATCCCGTTCACCGACCTGCACCAGATCGAGGCGTACGGGCTGGAGTTCTTCGGCGGCGCGCTCATCGGCGGCGCGGTCATCGCCCTCGGTGTGGCGGCGGTCTCCCGCGAGCGGGGCGCTGTGGTGGCCATCACTCTCGGCGTCGTGCCGGTGGCGCTGCTGATGGCCCTCGGCTCGGTCGCCCACCTGTGGCAGCAGCGGTACGTGCTCTACACGATCGTCGGCTGGGCGGTGCTCGTCGGCCTGCTGCTGGCCAAGCGCGGGCTGCTCGCGGCGACCGCCACGATTGCGGTGCTGGCCGTGCTGACCCTGCCCGGCCAGGCCGAGGTGCGCAAGCCGGCGTTCCGGTACCAGGACACCAAGGCGGTCGTGGCGCTGATCGAGCGTGACTTCCAGCCCGGCGACGGGATTGTGTACGGGCTGAAGGACCGCGGCCCCGGCGTGCTCAACCGTGACGTGATCGCGCACTACCTGCCGGCCAACCGGCGCCCCACCGACCTGCTCATGGACCGCCCGATGCGCACCGACGGCTGGATGGTGGCCAGCGAGCACCAGGACGTCGCGGTCCGGCTCGGCGAGACGCGGCGGCTGTGGGTGCTTCGCCTCGGGGAGTACGGAGATCCACTCGATGACCTCGATGGAAGCAAGAAGGACGTCCTTAAGGAACGTTATGATGTCGCGGACAGCTGGTGGACAACGGGCTACACCGTCGCGTTGCTGACCCGGAAGGAAGCCGTGTGA
- a CDS encoding galactose oxidase early set domain-containing protein, whose protein sequence is MPPAKAVPMFSPELRRGLGRLLAFALMLTVGVFVATPAQAAVNLVQNPGLETLDANGFPTCWERSGHGDNTFTMGVTTDARSGSRAMRVSITRLVSGDRKAMMLENAQCAPRVAPGRQYDLSVYYKSTTAANAVTLFRHDTALGWQYWMDPATLPATTAWTQKVVRTPPIPANTDQITWGVSIYALGTLTTDDYSMVEVVTPTPTPSGCTDAAGCTKGKWQVMPYQSAVRGVHAVMLNNGKVLLVAGSGNDPNAFAAGTFKTAVYDPATGAFTNVATPVDLFCAGHVQLRDGKVLVMGGNKDYPSADGTVGYKGLKNSYIFDPATNRYTRTNDMLVGHWYPSATILGNGDVLSLGGLGEDSTGSTTTDYFKASEGRWLRQDETKQTWAWWGLYPAMVLMQDGRLFYTGSHTFGVGLPGSGASIYNYGNGTITDVPGLQRKDERDQSMSVLLPPAQAQRVFTVGGGNGDAGATAHRLTDLIDLKAASPRYQAGPLIPQGTLTGGAPQTGDQGKMYVSLVLLPDGTVFETGGGLHNRADPVFEASIFDPQTNKFRAGMATDPVPRTYHSSAFLLPDGRVMAVGDNPGNGTFDTRISIYSPPYMFKGARPAIQTVANTNWGYGTTQRITVNSGVTRASLIRPAAVTHSSDPNQRFVELPMTVRNATTIDLNVTSNPNLAPPGWYMLFVHNANGVPSIAKWVKLG, encoded by the coding sequence GTGCCTCCCGCAAAAGCCGTCCCGATGTTCAGCCCTGAGCTCCGCCGTGGACTCGGCCGGCTGCTCGCCTTCGCTCTCATGCTGACCGTCGGCGTCTTCGTCGCCACACCGGCGCAGGCCGCCGTCAACCTGGTGCAAAACCCGGGCCTGGAGACGTTGGACGCCAACGGTTTTCCGACCTGCTGGGAGCGGTCGGGGCACGGTGACAACACGTTCACGATGGGCGTGACCACCGACGCGCGCAGCGGCTCGCGGGCGATGCGGGTGAGCATCACGCGCCTCGTCTCGGGCGACCGCAAGGCGATGATGCTGGAAAACGCGCAGTGTGCTCCTCGCGTCGCACCCGGTCGTCAGTACGACCTGTCCGTCTACTACAAGTCGACCACCGCGGCCAACGCCGTCACGCTCTTCCGCCACGACACCGCGCTCGGCTGGCAGTACTGGATGGATCCGGCGACCCTGCCGGCCACCACCGCCTGGACGCAGAAGGTCGTGCGTACGCCGCCGATCCCGGCCAACACCGACCAGATCACCTGGGGCGTCAGCATTTACGCCCTCGGCACGCTGACGACCGACGACTACTCGATGGTCGAGGTGGTCACGCCGACGCCCACGCCCAGCGGCTGCACCGACGCGGCCGGCTGCACCAAGGGCAAGTGGCAGGTCATGCCGTACCAGTCGGCGGTGCGCGGCGTCCACGCGGTGATGCTCAACAACGGCAAGGTGTTGCTCGTCGCGGGCTCCGGCAACGACCCCAACGCGTTCGCCGCCGGCACGTTCAAGACCGCGGTGTACGACCCGGCGACCGGCGCCTTCACCAACGTGGCCACGCCCGTCGACCTCTTCTGCGCCGGGCACGTGCAGCTGCGCGACGGCAAGGTGCTGGTGATGGGCGGCAACAAGGACTATCCGAGCGCCGACGGCACGGTTGGCTACAAGGGCCTGAAAAACTCGTACATCTTCGACCCGGCCACAAACAGGTACACGCGCACGAACGACATGCTCGTCGGCCACTGGTACCCGTCGGCGACGATCCTCGGCAACGGCGACGTGCTCTCGCTCGGCGGCCTCGGTGAGGACTCGACCGGCAGCACCACCACCGACTACTTCAAGGCATCCGAGGGGCGCTGGCTGCGCCAGGACGAGACGAAGCAGACCTGGGCGTGGTGGGGCCTGTACCCGGCGATGGTGCTGATGCAGGACGGCCGGCTCTTCTACACCGGCAGCCACACGTTCGGCGTGGGCCTGCCGGGCAGCGGGGCGTCCATCTACAACTACGGCAACGGCACCATCACCGACGTGCCCGGCCTGCAGCGCAAGGACGAGCGCGACCAGTCGATGAGCGTGCTGCTGCCGCCCGCGCAGGCGCAGCGGGTGTTCACCGTCGGCGGTGGCAACGGCGACGCCGGCGCGACCGCGCACCGGCTCACCGACCTCATCGACCTCAAGGCGGCGAGCCCGCGCTACCAGGCGGGTCCGCTCATCCCGCAGGGCACGCTGACTGGCGGTGCGCCGCAGACCGGCGACCAGGGCAAGATGTACGTCTCGCTCGTGCTGCTGCCGGACGGCACCGTCTTCGAGACCGGCGGCGGGCTGCACAACCGGGCCGACCCGGTCTTCGAGGCGTCCATCTTCGACCCGCAGACCAACAAGTTCCGCGCCGGCATGGCGACCGACCCGGTGCCGCGCACGTACCACTCGTCGGCGTTCCTGCTGCCCGACGGCCGGGTCATGGCGGTCGGTGACAACCCCGGCAACGGCACGTTCGACACGCGCATCTCGATCTACTCGCCGCCGTACATGTTCAAGGGCGCGCGGCCGGCGATCCAGACCGTGGCCAACACCAACTGGGGATACGGCACGACCCAGCGGATCACCGTGAATTCCGGAGTGACCCGGGCGTCGCTGATCCGTCCGGCGGCCGTGACCCACTCGTCCGACCCCAACCAGCGGTTCGTCGAGCTGCCGATGACGGTGCGAAACGCCACCACCATCGACCTGAACGTGACGAGCAACCCCAACCTGGCCCCGCCCGGGTGGTACATGCTCTTTGTCCACAACGCCAACGGCGTTCCCTCGATCGCCAAGTGGGTCAAGCTCGGATGA
- a CDS encoding sigma-70 family RNA polymerase sigma factor, with amino-acid sequence MNEYDWMAERFEAHRGHLRAVAYRMLGSVSEADDAVQEAWLKLTRADTSDVTNLGGWLTTVVGRVCLDMLRTRRARREEPLGVHVPEPIISRADGPDPEQEALLADSVGLALLVVLEQLAPAERLAFVLHDTFAVPFEEIGPILGRSPAAAKQLASRARRRVRGAEPMSDGDLAGQRAVVEAFLAAARGGDIEALLAVLDPDVVARPDKGPAVRGARTLATNAVTYSRMGRAAVLALVNGVPGLVASDGERVTSVMAFTIRGGKVTALDILVDPDRLARLDISPLGQ; translated from the coding sequence ATGAACGAGTACGACTGGATGGCCGAGCGTTTCGAGGCGCACCGCGGCCACCTGCGCGCGGTGGCGTACCGGATGCTCGGCTCGGTGAGCGAGGCGGACGACGCGGTGCAGGAGGCGTGGCTCAAGCTGACCCGCGCCGACACGAGCGACGTCACCAACCTCGGCGGCTGGCTCACCACCGTGGTCGGCCGGGTGTGCCTGGACATGCTGCGCACCCGCAGGGCGCGGCGCGAGGAGCCGCTGGGCGTGCACGTGCCTGAGCCGATCATCAGCCGCGCGGACGGGCCGGACCCCGAGCAGGAGGCGCTGCTGGCCGACTCGGTGGGGCTGGCGCTGCTCGTCGTGCTCGAACAGTTGGCGCCCGCCGAGCGGCTCGCGTTCGTGCTCCACGACACGTTCGCGGTGCCGTTCGAGGAGATCGGGCCGATCCTCGGTCGCTCGCCGGCCGCCGCCAAGCAGCTGGCCAGCCGGGCCCGCCGCCGGGTGCGCGGTGCGGAGCCGATGTCCGACGGCGACCTGGCCGGCCAGCGCGCGGTGGTGGAAGCGTTTCTCGCGGCCGCCCGCGGCGGCGACATCGAGGCGCTGCTCGCCGTGCTCGACCCCGACGTTGTCGCCCGGCCCGACAAGGGTCCCGCGGTGCGCGGAGCCAGGACACTCGCCACGAACGCCGTCACCTACTCCCGGATGGGGCGCGCGGCCGTACTCGCGCTCGTCAATGGCGTACCCGGCCTGGTGGCGAGCGACGGCGAGCGGGTCACGTCGGTCATGGCGTTTACGATCCGTGGCGGCAAGGTGACTGCATTGGACATTCTTGTGGACCCGGATCGGCTTGCCAGGCTGGACATAAGTCCACTCGGACAGTGA